The following DNA comes from Mesoplodon densirostris isolate mMesDen1 chromosome 9, mMesDen1 primary haplotype, whole genome shotgun sequence.
atggagaagtcaaaagcttttcggagaagtcaaaagcttttcaggcaagcaaaagctaagagaattcagcaccaccaaaccagtgctataacaaatactaaagaaacttttctaagcagaaaacacaagagaagaaaaagacccacaaaaacaaacccaaaacaattaagaaaatgtaatagggggcttccctggtggcgcagtggttgagagtccgcctgccgatgcaggggacacgggttcgtgccccagtctgggaagatcccacatgctgcggagcggctaggcccatgagccatggccgctgagcctgcgcgtccggagcctgtgctccgcaacgggagaggccacaacagtgagaggcccgtgtaccgcaaaaaaaaaaaaaaaaaaaaaaggtaataggaacatacatatcgataataaccatgaatgtaaatggattaaatgccccaaccaaaagacacagactggatgaatgggtagaaaaacaagacccatatatacgctgtctacaagagacccacttcagacctagggacacatacagactgaaagtgaaggcatggaaaaagatattccatgcaaatggaaatcaaaagaaagctggagtagcaatactcatatcagatgaaatagaccttaaaataaagattgttacaagagataaggagggacactacataatgatcaaaggatcaatccaagaagaagatataacaattataaatgtttatgcacccaacataggagcacctcaatacataagacaaatgctaacaaccatgaaaggagaaatcgacagtaacacaataagagtaggggaatttaacaccccacttacaccaatggacagatcatccaaacagaaaataaataaacacaagctttaaatgacaccatagaccagatagatctaattgatatttacagaacattctacccaaaagtggcagaacacactttcttctcaagtgcacatggaacattctccaggacagatcacatcttgagtcacaaatccaGCCtgggaaaatttaagaaaattgaaatcgtatcaatcttcttttctgaccacaatgctatgagtggaaatcaattacaggaaaaaaactgtaaaaaccacaaatacatggaggctaaacagtgtgctactaaataaccaagagatcactgaagaaatcaaagaagaaattaaaaaatacatagaaacaaatgacaatgaaaacacgatgacccaaaacctatgggatgcagcaaaagaagttctaagagggaactttatagcaatacaatctcacctcaagaaacaagaaaaatctcaaataaacaatctaaccctacacttaaaacaactagagaaagaacaaagaaaacccaaagtcaatagaaagaaagaaatcataaagagcagaaataaactgaaatgaagaaaacaatagcaaagatcaataaaactaaaagctagttctttgagaagataaacaaaatagataaacccttagccagactcatcaagaaaaacagagagaggacacagatcaataaaattagaaatgaaaaaggagaaatcacaactgacactgcagaaatacaaaggattaaagagactactacaaacaactatatgccaataaaatggacaaccacgaagaaatggacaaattcttggaaaggtacaattttgtgagactgaaccaggaagaaacagaaaatataaacagacctatcacaagtaatgaaattgaaaccataattaaaaatctgccaacaaacaaaatgGCTTCCCAggagaattctaacaaacatttagagaagagctaaaacctaaccttctcaaactcttccaaaaagttgcagagggagaaacactcccaaattcattcaacgaagccaccatcaccctgataccaaaaccagaaaaagatatcacaaaaaaagaaaattatagaccaatatcactgatgaacatagatgcaaaaatcgtgaacaaaatactagcaaacagaatccaacagcacattaaaaggatcatacaccatgatcaagggggatttatccaagggatgcaaggattcttcaatataatcaaatcaatgtgatacaccacattaacaaattgagaataaaaactatatgatcatctcaatagatgcagaaaaagcttttgacaaaattcaacacccatttatgataaaagctcttcagaaaatgggcatagagggaacctacctcaacataataaaggccatgtacgacaaacccacagcaagcatcatactcaatggctCCACaccatacattttcattttaaaaacgaTTCCCAtaatctacattaaaaaatacttaagatCCTCATATCGTATTTCAATAGGCAACTTCCTCTCCCAAGTCAGCTCTGGATGAGATGTTTTATAATAGCCACCTACAGGGAAAAATAGCTtagaaaggaacaaaaaccacaatcacaCCTTATACAGAGTAGCAGAGACTTTTAGACTAACCCAGCATTTTAGTAGCACATTATACAATAAATTCAAACCTTCCTTCAGTAACTACAGATGCTCACCTTGTAGAAGATTGATTCTGCAGTAATTATGGTGGAAACTGACTCAGGGGCTTTGATGGGCtgtgaaaaaacaaaagtaaaaatattagcacattcatgatgtgtgtgtgtgtgtgtgtgtgtgtgtgtgtgtgtgtgtgtgtgtgtgtgtgtgtgtgtgtgtgtgtgtgtgtgtgtgtgtgtgtgtgtgtgtgtgtgtgtgtgtgtagcgtGTACAGGCATTTTTCCAGCCATATATGAGagttctgtaatttaaaaaatactaaagttGTTGTTTGGTGACAAGAactgcagtaaaaaaaaatgcttttctgaTCGTTGTGGCAAAGCCTGGTCTGAATACTTCTGCTACCTTTAGCTTAAAAATTGCTGAGCCCCAAAGGACCGGCTCCTGACTATGTGGCTGAAATCTAACAGAAGCCTTCTCAGAGCTTTATTACACATTCTAGTTATAAAAAAATCTGGCTCTAATGGCCTGAGCATGACGGAGGTGGGAATAATTAAAAACGTGTCTCCTCGAAGACATTTTCCATCTCCACTTAACTATGGAACTAGTTATGACAGTATCATCAGAACTAATTTTCTAGCAAGCCTGAACCAAGGCCAAAGGAAACTTTCTTGGGAGTTCTTAGTAACTTGCCACCACTCAACCATCATTGAAATTCCTTCCTAAGCTGTAACACACACTTTCACACCACAACACAGTAACTAGGCCTTCCCAAATATGTCTTGGTATTATCCTTGAAGAAAGGCGTTGTTAGAGAAATTGATATTAAAATACTTGCAGAGAACATATTCCACCATACTTAAGAGGAAAACGTGTTTAGAGCATTTAAGTGTAtacaactataatccaatatttACATGTTTCGTCTAGTCAATAAACACCTCATTTTAGAAAACTGAattataaaaatcttaaataaattaGGGGCAACTATTCTAAACAAGAAAAAGGATCCACAATCTGCACAAGAATATAACGCAAGGCCTCTctgagttttttaaataaacacacgCAACTTCAGAAATGCCTTTACTGGTAAGTGAAGCATTCCTGTTCTGAAAGCAAAGAGTACCATactgaggttttaaaaaaatagtatataatgCATTGCCCATTGTGTTTAACCACTGTCCCTTGTATTTACAAAAACAATGAGAATTTACTGCAACAAAAATATGCTTTCTACTACCCCAGCACAAGTCTTTCGACCATCTACTTTGTcatagaagaagagataaagaagattTAGTAAAATTTTTCATTCATATTCATCAAGTTGATCATTATAAATCAGTAAGAAACGTCTTCTGGggccataataaaaaataaatatggaaatgaaTGAGTTTCAGTATTATTATTTACTTAGagctttaagaataaaaaaaaaagttttcccagTATACCTGGCCACGCCAAGAACTATAACCCCATCTCATCCTTTCCAGAGAACCCAGTAAAATGCGCTGGGGGTTTAGGtttcttttagaatattttatatttcccagaggaaaaaaaaaaaagctaaaaaaacagagaaagggtATTATTAACTTTATAAACAGTAAGCCTCCTACAACAGAGCTCACTCCCTTTTAGATAGTCTGGACCAGTCCCCAGAACACTACAGAATAGCTGCCAAGAGCAGAGTCCAAGTTCAGTGATGAGAGatgaaggcagtggcaggacacaCTACACACACAATGCCATTACAGTACAAGACACTGTCCACAATCatcttacattttttaatttaaaaatatgtcttctcccttttcctttagTGGAAACTTTCTTTTCAGCAGCTGGAGCAGATTTGTATTTAGTGTTTCTGAGCCGAGCAGACCTCCTGTGAATTTCCTGCTTACTCTGTTACATaaacaattaaagaacaaaaaagagaaagaaataaaaagtgcaGAAAGGTTGCTGTCCCGATACAAACATCTTACAAGGATCCCAGAGTATGCACTTTAAAcgatcatttaaaaattaagtaagagtgaacctttttttttatccCGGGTAATCACACGAACTGGCCTAATTCAAACAGGGAGAGCCTTAGGCAAGCATCTCCAGAGCATCCAAAAAGGTGTGAGCTACTTGTAATAGGTCAAGGGGCAGCAACAAGAGTCAGTCCAGGCCAAGGCAAGAACTATTCATCGGTTGTTTATAACAGAAAAATGCTTAAAAACTCAACTCTCCTATGCCAGAGAACGGGTTTGGTATGCCACCTCCTGCAATGTAATACTTATGCTGCCATTGAAAATGATGACATGATAATCTTAATAACACGACATTATGACAAAATGAACTTTATTAACAGGTAAAGAGGTCCAGTAGCATGACCCTGCCGACATCTCTATGTATACGTGTGTATACTGAGATGTCTGGTTGCTATCCAAAACATTACAATGGGGAGATTTCTGAAGCGTTTTCACTTTTCTTGCTTCTCTAGCCTTTCAATTCCTCACAAGAAAAGGTGCTGAGAATGGGCCGAACCAAAGACCATGTTCTCAACCGGGATGGGAAGGGGCGGCCCGGCCCAGTACGAGCACGGCGATCCCGGGaggcccccgcccgccccctccGCGCCCACCCGGCCTCCGCCCGCCAAGCGCCCGGTCGACCTCTGCCGGAGGGAGGGGCCGGAGGAGCTCACCTGCttgccgcccccgcccccgttGCTCTGCGGAGGGGCGGCCGAGGTGCTGGCGAAGGTCGCCGCGCCGaagccgccaccgccgccactGCCCCCCGTCCCGCCGGCCGCCCCCGAGCCGGCGCCCCCGCCGCCCGCGCCGCCCCGGCCCGTGCAGTGGTGGCAGAGGATCTCCCCCTGCGGGCCCTTCTTCCACATGGAGGACGATGTGGTCTTGCAGACGCTGCAGGTGGGCTTCAGGCCCAGTGGCATCGTGGCCGGCTCGGGCGGCCCCCGCGGGCGCAGCGACACGGGAATGGCGACCGCCGGCTTTCGGCGGCCCTTTGGCCGGCCCGTCACTCCCAAAGACAGAAAGAGCGGCCGGGCGCGGCGCCGAGCTGTCCACCCTGGGACCACGCCGCGGCCGCTGCCCCCTGGAGGCAGGAAGCCTGATCCGCCCGCTCCACCGCCCGCACCAGGCCCCAGCTGCCCCGGCTCCGggaggcggggccggggcggggcctggcctgggaggaAAGCCGAGCCTTGGCCTGAGGAGGCTTCCGGCGATGGGCGGGGCCCGCGCCCAGGCCGGCCCGCCTGACCGGAAGTGCCCCGCCCGGGACTCCTGGGACAGAGCACGGTTCGCGGACTTTCCGGTCTTAGGCCTATGATTGATTACTAAAATATTGCAGGCTCAAGTATATCTAAAATTCAGATAAGCAACGAGTAACTTTTTAATATGAGTGTATCCCATGCAATATTCGTTGTTTATCTGAATTCAGATATAACTGggcatcttgtatttttatttgttaaatctggcaCTCCTACTTAGGACCCCTTTACACTCTTTAAAGTTATACCTTAGACCCCCAAATACGTTTGCTTATAAGGATTATATCCATGGACATTTGTGTATTAGGAGTTGAAACATTTTAAAGCCAAAGATGCCATGCATACGTTCATTGGCCCTTGAATGAGAGTGTTCGTATCCTCTGAACCGCACGCCAGGGACAGAGTGCTGGTTTGGTATTGTTGGGGAACAGATTTGGCCCCGAGAACCGCCAGAAAGGGTCTTGGGACCTCCATGGACCGTACTCGAGGACAGCTGGCCCAGGACAAGGGCGTCATGAGAATCCAGCCTCTATTAATATCACTGGTCAGTACAGGGCTCGCCAGAGAAACGAGTTACCCCTCAGCCTCAGTGGAGCAGTGGTTGCATGCCTGTCTTCATGATCCTGGGTTTTCTAGACTTGATGTTCTTGGACAGATCATGATGAATATGTTGGTGGAGTgctgggggaagaggaagaagaaaactatTGAACGCCTTATGATGTCATGAAACTGCATTTAGTGCTTATGCCAGTCGTGGAACAagatattatccctattttactgtTAACTGATGATCAACAGAGGGACCGTGATTTGGCCTAGGTGCCCACATGGCCACTGGTCTTGGAAGCACATCTGGACAGGCCTTTGAAGCAGCTCAGGGTCCTGAGTTGTGGCTTGGTCATCCTGGCTCTGAGTCTGGGGTTCTCCAAtagtaaaacaaaatattaactgCTTTCCAGACCATTATGGGGTTTAAGACCAGTTGTGAAAGTGGTTGAGGAGAGTAGGTACACAGTGTTGTCTCCTTATTGTAGAACAATGCACTCTGTGAGGGGTGTCTAGGTACTAAATTCCATGCTCCCTAATATATCTCTCCCTCTAGTGCACCTATCTTTGCACTTCATCTCCAAATTACTGCCTCTTATTCACTGAAGACTTAGGCCCTTGGCTCACCAGCTTCCTCTTCACCAAAGGACACCATCCTGGGTCTGGCCCATATCCACATGTGTAACCACTCAACACACTCTTTTCTCCATTCCTCCTCATCCCAACACCTCCATCTCTCCTGTCCTTGCCAGCTCCCATAGCTCCTGGTCACACCCTCTACCCTTCTGAGATCATCAGGAAgaactacatttttttcctggttttttaaaaaaattacaacctTTTAGAATTAAGTATAATACACATACTGTAAAGTATCCAGTGCATCTGTGTACAGGTTGATTATCATGAAGTCACCGCACTCAGGCAAccaaatcaagaaatagaacattactaCCACAAAAGCCCCTCACTTGCTCTTTATCCAGAGATAACCACTATACTGATTTCTAACACTGTAGATTTTGTAGATTCCCTTTGTCAGGGTAAGGAAGgtcccttctattcctatttttatcatgaatgtgtAGAATTTTATCGAATAGTTTTCTGTATGAGACAATCATaatgctttttcttctttatctattaaTGTGTGGACTACACAGATAGATTTCTGAATGTTAAATTAATATTGCCActcctggaatgaatccaacttggtcATCATATACTATTCTTTTCACATATTGCTGGAtttgctttattaatattttaagatttttgtatcTTAAAAATGACAGTGAGATAGgcttataattttcctttcttgtaatatctttatTAGGCTTTTGCATCAAGGTCATGTCAGCCAAagtaaggactttggattttactctgagtgagacaGGAAACCATTCGAAGCTCTTCTACTTGCTGATATGAAAAGATCTCAGACATAATTAGGAGGGAAAAAAGCAATTTATAGAACAGTGTATAGAACATGATCACTGTGTGTAAATTAAAAATCTATGTGAGTGTGGTGTGTACTTTTTTTAGTTATTTAGACAAAAAATCTGTTGACAATTGATGCTAACAGAAGTGGTGAGGGAGAGAgactttcacttttctttttgcacccttttttatcatttgaaatatttttttaacacattacgtgttacttctatttttaaaaaacaataaaaacaggaGAAAGTATCAAatggaaaataaggaaataggcagtttctTGGTCCTAAATATCCTCCTCCTAGCCAGAGTCCTGGGGCACAGTGGACAGTACCTACCTAGTTCAAGGACTGGCAAGCAGACCTCCTCCCTGCAGCTCAGTCCCTTGTCTGTAAATCAACAATTGCCCACCTCAGTGCTGCATAAAGATTTGATCAATTatcatgcttggcacatagttcTCAGTCAATACATGGGGCTTCCCCTACAAGCAGCAAAGCTATAGTATCACAAAACTCCTGTGCAGATGTAGTAAGTGTTAATAGAATAGAGCAGTGTGCTGTAAGGATAAATAGGACTATGTGGCAGAGATGGTGACTGGGGCAGGGGAAGGTGGGGTGTTGGGAGGTGAGAGAAATGGGTAGGAGAAAAGGATTCAGGAAGGCACTGTCAGTGAAGGCTCTGACCCAATACCTGCTCCTTCCTGGGTGCCTCAGGAAGAGCAGGAGCCACAATTGGCCAGGCCAGGGCTCCCTGAGGTGCCAAGGGAGAGATCTCAGATTGATATAAGGAGAGAGAGATACCTAGCGTGGACCCAGAGGAAGGGTTCGATTGGAGCACATAGAGATAATTTCGTGCCTATGGGGATGTGGAAGAAAATTCTGCTGGTGGGGTATGtctgtgcgtatgtgtgtgtgtg
Coding sequences within:
- the GATAD1 gene encoding GATA zinc finger domain-containing protein 1, with the translated sequence MPLGLKPTCSVCKTTSSSMWKKGPQGEILCHHCTGRGGAGGGGAGSGAAGGTGGSGGGGGFGAATFASTSAAPPQSNGGGGGKQSKQEIHRRSARLRNTKYKSAPAAEKKVSTKGKGRRHIFKLKNPIKAPESVSTIITAESIFYKGVYYQIGDVVSVIDEQDGKPYYAQIRGFIQDQYCEKSAALTWLIPTLSSPRDQFDPASYIIGPEEDLPRKMEYLEFVCHAPSEYFKSRSSPFPTVPTRPEKGYIWTHVGPTPAITIKETVANHL